A stretch of DNA from Lysinibacillus sp. B2A1:
GATAAGACCGATAGACGGGCTACTGCACGAGCTGTTACAACATCAAACTGCTCACGATATTTTGGATTTTGACCAAATTCCTCTGCACGGGCATGTACAAAATGCATATTCTCTAATTGCAGCTCATCACTTAAATGATTTAAAAATGTAATTCTTTTATTTAAAGAATCTACAATAGTGATGTGTAAATGTGGGTAGCAGATTTTAATTGGAATACTTGGGAATCCAGCCCCTGCTCCAACATCACAAACTGTTGTTACGGTTGAAAAATCAAAATAGAAGGAAGCACTAATGGAATCGTAAAAATGCTTTAAATAAACACCTTCTAAATCAGTAATAGCCGTTAGGTTCATTTTTTCATTCCACTCAACAAGGAGTTCAAAGTATTTTTTAAATTGAGTGATTTGATGATCAGAAAGCTCTATCCCCTTTTCCTTTAATGCCTCAATAAATTGTTGTTCATTCATGTAAAGTCTCCTTTAGCTATATGGCCAGTAAGCGTATCTGAGATATGCTTAGCATAGCCTGAAAAATAGGAAGCGGGCACAATGGTATGCCCGCCCCTTATTCACTTTACTGTTCTTAATGATTAGCTGCTTACTTTCGCAATCTTACCTTGTTCAATATAAACAAGCAGAATGGAAATATCTGCAGGATTAACACCAGAAATACGAGAGGCCTGCGCAATAGAAAGTGGTGTAACTTGTTTTAATTTTTGACGCGCTTCTGTTGCTAAACCTGAAATAGCATC
This window harbors:
- a CDS encoding 16S rRNA (guanine(527)-N(7))-methyltransferase RsmG: MNEQQFIEALKEKGIELSDHQITQFKKYFELLVEWNEKMNLTAITDLEGVYLKHFYDSISASFYFDFSTVTTVCDVGAGAGFPSIPIKICYPHLHITIVDSLNKRITFLNHLSDELQLENMHFVHARAEEFGQNPKYREQFDVVTARAVARLSVLSELCAPLAKQGGYFVALKAAAGAEELKDAKKALTTLGVSLKEEFSFHLPVEESDRILYIFDKIKGTPKKYPRKPGVPNKTPIQ